Genomic window (Megamonas funiformis):
CCAGTTACATCATCAGGTGCTTGTCTTGCACTAACGTATTGACAATCAAGAAGTGCGTTCCACTTATCTTGTTTGTAATTAAATCCTGCGTGCATCAAATGTTTTGGAATACCATAATCATTACTATTTACATCTTTTAAATTAGTACCTGCAACTTTACTTTGTTCTACTTTACCAGATTGCCAAGCATAGTTAAAATATGCAGACCAATTATCATCAAATTGATGATTTGCTTCAAATTCTATTCCACGACGTTTTTCTGTACCATAATTTTCATATTGTTTATATTCTGCTTTATTAGTACCAGGTTTATAATGTGTTGTATATAAAATTTTATCATCTGTTTTTACTTGATACAAGGACAAACCTATATTAGTTCTTTCTGATAATTGTTTTTTCATTCCGATTTCAAATGTATTTGATGTCTCTGGATCAAGATCTGGATTAGCTATAACACCGCCCATATCACCACCACCATCACGGTATACTTGATATAATGGTGGTGGATTAAAAGAATGGCCATATGATACATAATAATTAGTATCTTCATCAGCTTGATAATTTAAAGAAATTTTAGGACTAATTTCATCATATGTTGCTGAATCATAATTTAAACTTCGTGTTACCGCACCTGTTTTTTTATCGTAATAGATACTGTAACCATCTGTTTTTTCAAAATGATCCCATCTTACACCTAAATACATAGTTAATGGATCGCTTATTTGATATTCATCTTGAATAAATAAAGCTATATTTTTAGCTTTACCACCATGTTTTTCATATAAACCATTATTACCCCAATTGGTATTTACAGAACCATGGTCACGCCAATTATTTAAATAAATTCTATCTTGGTCAAAGCTTTCTTGTTTATAGCTACCACCAACTAAAATATTATGTTTACCGATATCTTCCCATACTTTTTGAAAATCAAAATTATATGTTTTTCCTGGATAATATGAGTCAGTACCTTCTCCATTCCAATTAATATTTTTAGCCCCACTTGCATTACTATATCCATTTTTTTTCATATCTAAATAACCAAAATTAGCACTAAATTTATTGGCCTCATCTACATAATTTAATACATGTAAATCAGATTCTTTTTTGCCGTCATAACCAAGATAACTAGAAATACTTGGCGATAAAATCAAACCATTGCCAATATCTACTTTTTCACCAAAAATAGGTTTTCCATTTACAGTTATTGTAGAAAATGGATTTTTATAGCTATATTCACTTTCTGTATGAATATAATTATATTTTAAAGATTTATCTTCATCAAAATCATATTTTATATGTGCAGAAATATTTTCGTTTTCCCATTGTTTTTCTCCACGACCACCTAACAAATACTTGCCCGTACTTAATTGTGGTGGGATATTATCTGGTTTTATATTTGCTGTACCTTTTTT
Coding sequences:
- a CDS encoding TonB-dependent receptor, yielding MYNIKQKLLVTSLVCGSVILNSNFAMAQETEQVPTFQLQEMVVTATKTLKELKETPASVDVVTAQDIQERNVKSVPEALQQLPGVYMSQVAQGGIQIRGFESDNILILLDGMPMNTTYNNNMEWEMLPVENIERIEVVKGAGSSLYGGRAVGAVVNIITKDQTMAKGESKINAVLDYGSNNTWKKAVYANMQVDEKLSVGLGYENRKSDGFKGYYYTGNAKKGTANIKPDNIPPQLSTGKYLLGGRGEKQWENENISAHIKYDFDEDKSLKYNYIHTESEYSYKNPFSTITVNGKPIFGEKVDIGNGLILSPSISSYLGYDGKKESDLHVLNYVDEANKFSANFGYLDMKKNGYSNASGAKNINWNGEGTDSYYPGKTYNFDFQKVWEDIGKHNILVGGSYKQESFDQDRIYLNNWRDHGSVNTNWGNNGLYEKHGGKAKNIALFIQDEYQISDPLTMYLGVRWDHFEKTDGYSIYYDKKTGAVTRSLNYDSATYDEISPKISLNYQADEDTNYYVSYGHSFNPPPLYQVYRDGGGDMGGVIANPDLDPETSNTFEIGMKKQLSERTNIGLSLYQVKTDDKILYTTHYKPGTNKAEYKQYENYGTEKRRGIEFEANHQFDDNWSAYFNYAWQSGKVEQSKVAGTNLKDVNSNDYGIPKHLMHAGFNYKQDKWNALLDCQYVSARQAPDDVTGEYGAEDPYFIVNTAINYQLSDSTSVQFAINNIFDREFYSSEATSGRTYSVGVRYNF